One Nocardia iowensis DNA window includes the following coding sequences:
- a CDS encoding Tm-1-like ATP-binding domain-containing protein: MLLGTFDTKGEEYAYVRDLIVECGKDVVLVDTGVLGTSSLVADVDSSAVAAAAGADLAGLRRRRDRGVALDVMAAGAATVAKDLYAQGRLSGVLALGGSGGSSIAATVMQALPVGLPKLLVSTMAGGDVSPYVGTTDVTLMYSVVDVAGINSISRQVLGNAAAAIAGMAGAYASRRSNHDGAQDKPLVAASMFGVTTPAVDTARRRLTELGYEVLVFHATGSGGRTMESLAADGHFVGVLDLTTTEIADEVVGGVLSAGPDRLTAAAKAGIPQVVSLGALDMVNFGPRDTVPERFRDRHLLIHNETVTLMRTSVPEAARVGAVLGRKLAAATGPTALFVPRGGLSAVDVDGGPFWDRAADAACIDSVLEAVAGTHVEVIDSDQEINSTAFATAAAEHLHRLIRSAHRES; the protein is encoded by the coding sequence ATGTTGTTGGGAACCTTTGACACCAAGGGGGAGGAGTATGCGTACGTCCGTGACTTGATAGTCGAGTGTGGCAAGGACGTCGTTCTGGTCGATACCGGTGTCTTGGGGACCTCGTCCCTCGTCGCTGACGTGGACTCGTCAGCGGTCGCTGCCGCGGCGGGCGCCGATCTGGCGGGGCTCAGGCGCCGGCGTGACCGTGGTGTCGCGCTTGACGTGATGGCGGCCGGCGCCGCTACCGTCGCCAAGGATTTGTACGCCCAGGGTCGGCTCAGTGGTGTGCTCGCGCTCGGTGGTAGCGGTGGTTCCTCGATTGCCGCGACGGTCATGCAAGCGTTGCCTGTTGGCCTGCCGAAGCTGCTGGTCTCGACAATGGCTGGTGGGGATGTTTCGCCGTACGTCGGGACGACCGACGTGACGCTGATGTACAGCGTCGTCGACGTGGCGGGGATCAATTCGATCTCCCGTCAGGTTCTGGGGAACGCCGCGGCTGCGATAGCCGGAATGGCCGGCGCGTACGCGAGTAGGCGATCGAACCATGATGGGGCCCAGGACAAGCCGCTTGTCGCCGCCAGCATGTTCGGCGTCACCACCCCCGCCGTGGATACGGCTCGACGCCGGTTGACGGAACTGGGGTACGAGGTTCTGGTATTCCACGCCACCGGTTCCGGCGGCCGCACCATGGAGAGTCTGGCCGCTGACGGGCACTTCGTCGGTGTCCTCGACCTCACCACCACCGAGATTGCCGACGAGGTCGTCGGCGGGGTGTTGTCGGCCGGGCCGGACCGGCTCACCGCGGCGGCAAAGGCGGGCATTCCACAGGTCGTCAGCCTCGGTGCCCTGGACATGGTGAACTTCGGGCCGAGGGACACCGTGCCGGAGCGGTTCCGCGACCGACACTTGCTCATCCACAACGAGACGGTCACGTTGATGCGTACGAGTGTCCCCGAAGCGGCCCGGGTCGGTGCGGTGCTCGGCCGGAAACTGGCAGCGGCGACGGGGCCCACCGCGTTGTTCGTCCCCCGCGGCGGACTGTCCGCGGTCGACGTGGACGGCGGACCATTCTGGGACCGCGCGGCGGACGCGGCGTGCATCGACTCGGTACTCGAAGCGGTGGCCGGAACCCACGTCGAGGTGATCGACAGCGACCAGGAAATCAACAGCACGGCGTTCGCGACGGCGGCCGCCGAGCATTTGCATCGACTCATCAGGAGCGCACATCGTGAATCGTGA
- a CDS encoding serine hydrolase domain-containing protein, with protein sequence MKRVRRVLVAATTALAVVAASSAATAAPAEADRVGLQSRLDGVVAGYAVGALVEVRDEHGVWRGTSGAAELGTTEALSDRGRFRVGSIMKTFVATVVLQLVGEGRLRLDDTVEAWLPGLVPDGHRVTVRQLLNHTSGLYDVRRTFPMPPSPEFLDNRWRTWTAAELVQRAVVNPPTFEPPGSAYGYSNTGYLLLGQILEKVTGGLYGAEIERRIIGPLGLGDTSLPGTSPRIPGPHPHGYVPTLRDGEMQLVDYTEMNPSVLGAAGEMISTTTDLNQFFAALLSGQLLPGHLLDEMRTPGGEDKMYGLGLAWQDTPCGVRVYGNDGDALAYQSWSFSTEDLRRQVTVALTPDFRGDPDDAVEAFLNTAFCD encoded by the coding sequence ATGAAGCGAGTGCGTCGGGTGCTGGTGGCTGCGACGACAGCGTTGGCGGTGGTTGCGGCTTCGAGCGCTGCGACTGCCGCACCGGCGGAAGCGGATCGCGTCGGGCTGCAGAGTCGACTGGACGGCGTCGTGGCGGGCTACGCGGTGGGCGCGCTGGTGGAGGTGCGTGACGAGCATGGCGTGTGGCGCGGCACCAGCGGTGCCGCCGAACTCGGTACGACGGAGGCGCTCTCGGACCGCGGCCGGTTCCGGGTGGGCAGCATCATGAAGACATTCGTCGCTACTGTCGTTCTGCAGCTCGTCGGCGAAGGTCGGTTGCGGCTGGACGACACGGTCGAAGCGTGGCTGCCCGGGCTCGTTCCAGACGGTCATCGCGTCACCGTGCGCCAGCTGCTCAATCACACCAGCGGGTTGTACGACGTCCGGCGTACGTTTCCGATGCCGCCTTCGCCGGAGTTCCTGGACAACCGGTGGCGGACCTGGACCGCCGCGGAGCTGGTGCAGCGCGCGGTGGTCAACCCGCCGACATTCGAACCGCCCGGTTCGGCCTACGGGTACTCGAACACCGGCTACCTCCTGCTCGGCCAGATCCTCGAGAAGGTGACCGGCGGCTTGTACGGTGCGGAGATCGAGCGCCGGATCATCGGACCGTTGGGATTGGGCGACACCTCGCTGCCGGGGACATCCCCGCGAATCCCCGGGCCGCATCCGCACGGCTATGTGCCGACCCTGCGGGACGGTGAGATGCAGCTTGTCGACTACACCGAAATGAATCCGTCGGTGCTGGGCGCAGCTGGCGAGATGATTTCCACGACAACGGATCTCAACCAGTTCTTCGCCGCACTGCTCAGCGGGCAGCTTTTGCCGGGTCACCTGCTCGACGAAATGAGGACACCGGGCGGCGAGGACAAGATGTACGGGCTAGGGCTGGCCTGGCAGGACACCCCATGCGGGGTCCGCGTGTACGGCAACGACGGCGATGCCCTCGCGTACCAGTCCTGGTCGTTCTCCACCGAGGACTTGCGTCGCCAGGTCACGGTCGCGCTCACGCCCGATTTCCGCGGTGACCCCGACGACGCCGTCGAGGCGTTCTTGAACACTGCTTTCTGCGACTGA
- a CDS encoding alpha/beta fold hydrolase yields MANRVFVVGESQRSVVRSNTTAYGGVATTELVCDGTGPTVVLLHGIYDRAQTWQAVLERLAAAGRRAVAVNLPPLHRRRVGEPILPALDSFVAAVVRANASTEGVVLVGNSMGAGLTLRAVLDPSLPIRAGIPIAVPGFGYTGFASLGVGPAGLPESVLFRMRAPRRLIRTKLAARAGAGFLTVPGRALPEGTVEHFVELFAGEPLGGFLAAGRALLREFDAGYPPGKSSAPLLFVHGRRDRLIVYTAAIRAARRYPSAKVRILAGSAHCPQLDDPDTTTELILAFADNAGRAA; encoded by the coding sequence ATGGCGAACAGGGTGTTTGTCGTCGGCGAGAGCCAGCGCAGCGTTGTGCGATCGAACACCACGGCATATGGCGGCGTCGCCACCACCGAGTTGGTGTGTGACGGCACCGGGCCAACGGTCGTGCTACTGCACGGCATCTACGACCGGGCCCAGACTTGGCAGGCGGTGCTGGAACGGCTGGCTGCGGCGGGTCGGCGCGCGGTGGCGGTGAACCTGCCGCCCCTGCATCGCCGAAGAGTGGGCGAGCCGATCCTGCCCGCCCTGGACTCCTTCGTTGCCGCGGTGGTGCGCGCCAACGCCAGCACCGAAGGCGTTGTGCTGGTCGGCAATTCGATGGGTGCCGGGCTCACGCTGCGCGCCGTGCTCGATCCGTCGCTACCGATCCGGGCGGGTATCCCGATCGCGGTGCCCGGGTTCGGATATACCGGATTCGCCTCGCTGGGTGTCGGCCCCGCCGGATTGCCGGAATCGGTGCTGTTCCGGATGCGGGCACCGCGGCGGCTCATCCGGACCAAGCTGGCGGCGCGGGCAGGCGCAGGGTTTCTCACCGTTCCGGGGCGGGCACTGCCGGAGGGCACCGTCGAGCATTTCGTCGAGCTGTTCGCCGGTGAACCCCTAGGCGGATTCCTCGCGGCCGGGCGGGCGCTGCTTCGGGAGTTCGACGCCGGGTATCCACCCGGAAAATCCAGCGCGCCACTACTTTTCGTGCACGGACGGCGTGACCGGTTGATCGTCTACACCGCTGCGATCCGCGCGGCTCGACGCTACCCTTCGGCCAAGGTCCGGATCCTGGCGGGCTCGGCGCACTGCCCCCAGCTCGACGACCCCGACACCACAACCGAGCTGATCCTCGCGTTCGCCGACAACGCCGGGCGGGCAGCGTGA
- a CDS encoding SDR family oxidoreductase, with translation MNRISLQGKVVAITGGARGIGAATARAFAERGAHVAIGDVDVAQCARTAADIGPGIVSAPLDVTDRASFTAFLDMVERSLGPLDVLINNAGIMPIVAFAEESQQSIERQLNINVGGVITGSQLALQRMIARGASGHIVNVASAAGRLTFPGVSTYNSTKFAVVGLTSALAAEYRSHGITFSVILPAIVRTELTAGLPDHPLLRAVTPDKVAAAVVNATARRRFEVPVPGEMGVYFRLAALLPHGVTATVMRLLGADTHLMKAAHSVERAAYEARAASSVPSPRQG, from the coding sequence ATGAACCGAATCTCGCTGCAAGGCAAGGTTGTCGCGATCACCGGCGGGGCCCGAGGCATCGGCGCGGCCACCGCACGCGCCTTCGCCGAGCGTGGCGCGCACGTCGCCATCGGCGATGTCGACGTCGCACAGTGCGCCCGCACCGCGGCCGATATCGGCCCTGGGATCGTGTCCGCGCCCTTGGACGTCACCGATCGCGCGAGCTTCACCGCGTTTCTGGACATGGTCGAGCGTTCACTCGGCCCGCTCGATGTGCTGATCAACAACGCCGGGATCATGCCCATCGTTGCCTTCGCCGAGGAATCGCAGCAATCTATCGAGCGGCAACTGAACATCAACGTCGGTGGCGTGATCACCGGCTCTCAGCTGGCGTTGCAGCGGATGATCGCGCGTGGCGCCAGCGGGCACATCGTCAACGTCGCCTCGGCGGCCGGACGATTGACTTTTCCCGGCGTATCCACCTACAACAGCACCAAATTCGCCGTCGTCGGCCTCACCTCCGCCTTGGCCGCCGAATACCGGTCCCACGGGATCACTTTCTCGGTGATCCTGCCCGCCATCGTCCGCACCGAACTGACGGCCGGACTGCCCGATCACCCGCTACTGCGTGCGGTCACCCCGGACAAAGTCGCCGCCGCCGTCGTGAACGCCACCGCCCGCCGCCGCTTCGAGGTGCCGGTGCCAGGGGAGATGGGGGTGTACTTCCGGCTCGCGGCGCTGCTGCCGCACGGCGTGACCGCCACGGTCATGCGGTTGCTGGGGGCCGACACACATCTGATGAAGGCCGCGCACTCGGTAGAACGGGCCGCCTACGAAGCCCGCGCGGCATCGAGCGTGCCCAGCCCCCGCCAGGGGTGA
- a CDS encoding WXG100 family type VII secretion target — translation MDGSGSGPQQRVFVVPDEVRAYGREVYGVAEALKSALKSAGTDVDDLLSGGWTGDAAAGFANGWQETREGGQRILRALTMLAEKLGVDADNYQGNEDGSAANFSGLKL, via the coding sequence ATGGACGGAAGTGGGAGCGGTCCGCAGCAACGTGTGTTCGTCGTCCCTGATGAGGTTCGCGCTTACGGTCGCGAAGTGTACGGCGTCGCTGAAGCGTTGAAGTCGGCATTGAAGTCGGCAGGTACAGATGTCGATGACCTGCTGTCGGGAGGCTGGACCGGCGATGCGGCAGCCGGATTCGCCAACGGCTGGCAGGAAACACGCGAAGGCGGCCAGCGAATCCTGCGGGCGCTCACCATGTTGGCTGAAAAGCTCGGAGTCGACGCGGACAACTATCAGGGCAACGAGGACGGCAGCGCCGCAAACTTTTCGGGGCTGAAGCTATGA
- a CDS encoding phosphoenolpyruvate hydrolase family protein, which yields MNREQALAGFRRQLDAGQPVIGAGAGTGLSAKSAEMGGADLIIIYNSGRFRMAGRGSLAGLMPYGDANAIVLEMAAEVLPVVKKTAVLAGVCGTDPFRQMPRFLDEIRAIGFTGVQNFPTVGLIDGVFRANLEETGMGFDLEIELIQLASERELLTAPYVFDVEQATAMVQAGADIIVAHMGLTTKGSIGATTAITLDEAVVRVQEMRDAAAAVDPDIHVLCHGGPIAEPGDVRYILEHTRGVAGFFGASSVERLPTERAISDQLRAFKEIPTNHR from the coding sequence GTGAATCGTGAACAAGCTCTCGCAGGATTTCGCCGGCAACTCGATGCCGGTCAGCCGGTGATCGGTGCGGGCGCGGGCACCGGACTATCCGCCAAGTCCGCGGAGATGGGCGGGGCCGACCTCATCATCATCTACAACTCGGGACGGTTCAGGATGGCCGGTCGTGGGTCTCTCGCCGGCCTGATGCCCTACGGCGATGCCAACGCGATCGTGCTGGAGATGGCCGCCGAGGTTCTCCCCGTCGTCAAGAAGACCGCTGTCCTCGCCGGTGTCTGCGGTACCGATCCGTTCCGGCAGATGCCGCGGTTTCTCGATGAGATCCGTGCCATCGGGTTCACCGGTGTGCAGAACTTTCCCACCGTCGGTCTGATCGACGGTGTCTTCCGCGCGAATCTCGAGGAGACCGGTATGGGGTTCGATCTAGAAATCGAGCTGATACAGTTGGCGTCCGAGCGCGAGTTGCTCACTGCGCCTTATGTATTCGATGTGGAGCAAGCTACTGCGATGGTGCAGGCTGGCGCGGACATCATCGTGGCGCACATGGGCCTGACGACGAAGGGCAGTATCGGCGCGACAACGGCGATCACTCTCGACGAGGCGGTGGTGCGGGTGCAGGAGATGCGTGATGCGGCTGCGGCGGTCGACCCCGACATCCACGTGTTGTGTCACGGCGGCCCGATCGCTGAACCCGGCGACGTGCGCTACATCCTCGAGCACACCCGTGGTGTCGCGGGATTCTTCGGTGCGTCATCGGTGGAGCGGCTGCCCACCGAACGCGCCATCTCCGACCAGCTTCGCGCCTTCAAGGAAATCCCCACCAACCACCGCTGA
- a CDS encoding cupin domain-containing protein, with protein sequence MVFDWGSIKWLVTPDIINGASSTLGEVVINPNKGHDRHDHPDSDEILYVVDGEGRQTVGDSDEFAIKAGDAVWIPRGTLHSTYNTGWRPLRLVATYTPGGAEAALRGLPDFVELAPGEFPTWAQDS encoded by the coding sequence ATGGTTTTCGACTGGGGCTCGATCAAATGGCTTGTCACGCCCGACATCATCAACGGTGCATCGTCGACGCTCGGCGAGGTGGTGATCAACCCGAACAAAGGCCATGACCGCCACGACCATCCCGACTCCGATGAAATCCTCTATGTCGTGGACGGCGAGGGACGCCAAACTGTCGGTGACAGCGACGAATTCGCCATCAAGGCGGGCGACGCGGTGTGGATTCCTCGCGGCACCTTGCACTCCACCTACAACACGGGATGGCGCCCGCTGCGACTGGTGGCGACCTACACGCCCGGTGGCGCCGAGGCCGCCCTTCGTGGTCTGCCGGATTTCGTCGAGCTGGCACCGGGGGAATTCCCGACGTGGGCGCAAGACTCGTAA
- a CDS encoding TetR/AcrR family transcriptional regulator, producing MAEPSSTAARPAPVESPRSRRTQEQRSAETQTKLMDATIECLLEYGYAGTTTPLVVKRAGVTRGALLHHYPSREDLVAAAVRYLAVKRVQEALETFGRLTLTEAVVPQALDLLWRMHQGPLFTAVIELWVAARTDESLAAQVESVEQVVLTSLASASVSLVPAGVPPSVVKDLVLTAMDGIRGVLIGCYSSRDPQRAQRHWERLRRHLLRLAEIELAGTRPQARSGAAEAD from the coding sequence ATGGCAGAACCGTCTTCGACCGCAGCGCGGCCGGCTCCCGTCGAGTCGCCGCGGTCACGGCGCACTCAGGAGCAGCGCAGCGCCGAGACGCAGACCAAGCTGATGGACGCCACCATCGAATGCCTGCTCGAATACGGTTACGCCGGTACGACGACACCATTGGTGGTCAAGCGCGCGGGGGTGACTCGGGGAGCGTTGCTGCATCACTATCCGTCGCGGGAGGACCTGGTGGCGGCGGCGGTGCGCTACCTGGCGGTCAAACGGGTGCAGGAAGCGCTGGAGACGTTCGGACGACTCACCCTCACCGAGGCGGTTGTGCCTCAGGCCTTGGACTTGTTGTGGCGCATGCACCAGGGGCCTTTGTTCACGGCGGTGATCGAGCTGTGGGTCGCGGCGCGTACCGACGAATCACTGGCCGCGCAGGTGGAGTCGGTGGAGCAGGTAGTGCTCACCAGCTTGGCGTCGGCGAGTGTGTCCCTGGTCCCCGCGGGTGTGCCGCCGTCAGTGGTCAAAGACTTGGTGCTGACCGCGATGGATGGAATCCGCGGCGTATTGATCGGCTGCTATTCGTCGCGGGATCCCCAACGGGCACAGCGGCACTGGGAGCGGCTTCGTCGGCATCTGCTCCGTCTGGCCGAAATAGAACTGGCCGGGACGCGTCCGCAGGCCCGGTCCGGTGCGGCGGAGGCCGACTAG
- a CDS encoding PucR family transcriptional regulator, giving the protein MFAPLAGRVSDIARTALADARAEIPEIAALPDAEQDRIERSIADAMSRICEHLCGAELRLDYLDLTGRQRAEAGVSFSAITALIMICSRTMLRAAAKLIPQTDHELSVTLADRLFTALGRGTQRILDGYQQAALAQAEHDHHLSATLIESLLSGGGKDPAERGSVVESLGLPSIGNFRVVLATPKQPEPDLHFEIRQRPNTRIRAVWRHSPEENVGVLALLDTDERPLRDLLDTIDADRIGVSEAYRDIGDTATALRQARLALGCLNGTTCRIAHYGDDPLALLLMLSGPDEASAMARRTLGGLLSLPEHDLTLLLKTLRAWSDADGSTPQAATSLHCHRNTVRYRLHRIEELSGSTLTHPARTAELLIALRAVELFPEQFENTTQP; this is encoded by the coding sequence GTGTTCGCCCCGCTGGCGGGTCGAGTATCCGATATCGCGCGCACGGCGTTGGCCGACGCGCGGGCCGAGATCCCCGAGATCGCGGCCCTGCCGGATGCCGAACAGGACCGGATCGAGCGCTCGATCGCGGACGCGATGAGCCGAATATGCGAACATCTCTGCGGTGCCGAACTGCGGTTGGACTACCTCGACCTGACCGGACGCCAGCGCGCCGAAGCCGGAGTCTCCTTCAGCGCCATCACCGCCCTCATCATGATCTGCTCGCGAACCATGCTGCGTGCGGCGGCGAAACTCATCCCACAGACCGACCACGAACTCTCGGTCACCCTCGCGGACCGGCTTTTCACCGCACTGGGCCGGGGCACCCAACGAATCCTCGACGGCTACCAACAAGCAGCCCTCGCCCAAGCCGAGCACGACCATCACCTCAGCGCGACCCTTATCGAGTCCTTGCTCAGTGGCGGCGGTAAGGATCCCGCCGAACGCGGATCAGTGGTCGAATCCCTCGGCCTGCCCAGCATCGGCAACTTCCGCGTGGTCCTCGCCACCCCGAAACAGCCCGAACCCGACCTGCACTTCGAGATTCGCCAACGCCCCAACACCCGGATACGCGCGGTATGGCGGCACTCACCGGAAGAAAACGTCGGAGTGCTAGCCCTCCTCGACACCGATGAACGGCCACTGCGCGACCTGCTCGACACCATCGACGCCGACCGCATCGGCGTCAGCGAGGCCTACCGGGACATCGGCGACACCGCGACCGCGTTGCGGCAAGCCCGACTGGCACTGGGCTGCCTCAACGGAACCACCTGCCGGATAGCACACTACGGCGACGATCCACTCGCCCTGCTGCTGATGCTGTCCGGGCCCGACGAGGCAAGCGCCATGGCACGCCGCACCCTCGGCGGGCTACTGTCACTGCCCGAGCACGACCTCACCCTACTACTGAAAACGCTACGCGCCTGGTCAGACGCCGACGGGTCGACACCACAAGCCGCGACATCGCTGCACTGCCACCGCAATACAGTCCGCTACCGACTACACCGCATCGAGGAACTCAGCGGCAGCACCCTCACCCACCCCGCTCGAACCGCGGAACTACTGATCGCGCTACGCGCAGTCGAACTTTTCCCCGAACAATTCGAAAACACCACTCAGCCGTGA
- a CDS encoding WXG100 family type VII secretion target: protein MSSEFQVDLDALDHIVARLNGLAGFLRDHLDQLDDNLAGLPDSWESYAAQAYAAAQREWAIGAREFACGVAEMSFAGRAAHELYTTAIDANRRMLGGR, encoded by the coding sequence ATGAGTTCAGAATTTCAGGTCGATCTCGATGCACTCGATCACATCGTGGCCCGCCTCAACGGTCTGGCTGGATTTCTCCGGGACCACCTCGACCAACTCGACGACAACCTGGCCGGGCTACCCGACAGCTGGGAAAGCTATGCCGCCCAGGCTTATGCGGCTGCCCAACGCGAATGGGCCATCGGTGCACGCGAGTTCGCCTGTGGCGTGGCGGAGATGAGCTTCGCCGGCCGGGCCGCGCACGAGCTGTACACGACAGCGATCGATGCGAACCGACGCATGCTGGGCGGGAGATGA
- a CDS encoding MCE family protein produces MNVRAPLIGFSLFATAAVLATVLVWNTLSRIVPGTTNTYSAVFTDVLGLKQGDDVRMAGVRVGKVEKIDLVHGPNNNKYVAEVTFVVQRDQTLFDDTKALVRYQNLIGQRYVALAPGKSSSPAQLKNNGSIPLERTEPSFDVSGLLNGFQPLFQALQPEQVNRLSETFIQALQGDGVSLSAFIVQAAQLATDFQRRDAILSDVITNLSGVMAGLARRGDELETLVTQTRALIGGLSEQGQSLQASTVQIADATSSLVEMVGQIQPKLQTAQNSTSAALTLLLANGAKLDQAAIDLPNILSGVGGISAEGGYSNGYVCSLDVSLYGVLFPRGLFPQIGGQSHSAVCRP; encoded by the coding sequence ATGAACGTCCGTGCACCGCTGATCGGGTTCAGTCTCTTCGCGACCGCGGCGGTGCTGGCCACCGTGCTGGTATGGAATACGCTGTCGCGCATCGTTCCCGGCACCACCAACACCTATAGTGCGGTCTTCACCGATGTGCTGGGCCTGAAGCAGGGCGATGACGTGCGCATGGCCGGTGTGCGGGTGGGCAAGGTCGAGAAAATCGACTTGGTGCACGGTCCGAACAACAACAAATACGTTGCCGAGGTGACTTTCGTCGTGCAGCGGGATCAAACCCTGTTCGATGACACCAAAGCCCTTGTCCGCTACCAGAATTTGATCGGTCAGCGATATGTGGCGCTGGCTCCGGGCAAGTCGTCGAGCCCGGCGCAGCTGAAGAACAACGGGTCGATTCCGCTGGAACGGACCGAGCCGTCGTTCGATGTCTCCGGTCTGCTCAACGGTTTTCAGCCGTTGTTCCAGGCATTGCAGCCCGAGCAGGTGAATCGCCTGTCGGAGACCTTCATCCAGGCCTTGCAGGGTGATGGAGTCTCGTTGAGCGCGTTCATCGTTCAGGCCGCACAGTTGGCCACCGATTTCCAGCGGCGGGACGCGATCCTGTCCGATGTGATCACCAACCTCTCCGGTGTGATGGCGGGGTTGGCCAGACGAGGTGATGAATTGGAGACCCTGGTGACCCAGACCCGGGCCTTGATCGGTGGGTTGTCCGAGCAGGGCCAGTCCTTGCAGGCATCGACGGTGCAGATCGCCGACGCCACCAGCTCGCTGGTGGAGATGGTCGGTCAGATCCAGCCGAAGCTGCAGACCGCGCAGAACTCCACCAGTGCCGCGCTGACCCTGCTGCTCGCCAACGGCGCGAAGCTGGACCAGGCGGCCATCGACCTGCCCAATATCCTGTCCGGGGTCGGCGGAATCTCCGCCGAGGGCGGCTATTCCAACGGCTACGTGTGCAGCTTGGATGTCTCCCTCTACGGCGTGCTGTTCCCGCGCGGGCTGTTCCCCCAAATCGGTGGCCAGTCCCATTCCGCAGTGTGCCGACCTTAA
- a CDS encoding aldehyde dehydrogenase family protein, whose protein sequence is MSDRQSPLIEVRKPADGRAVAAVPDTAPDETAAVVARLRSAQPEWAALGPRGRAKWLVRLQEWLFTQAEEIADVLQSETAKPRVDATVEVPFVAEVIAYYADNAARFLADDRPSAHSPAAALKTRTLAYHPYPVVGVITPWNYPFGLPGIDAVPALLAGAAVVVKPSEVTPLSALQLARGWAEIGAPPVFEVVTGGGATGAAVVDTVDFVQFTGSTRTGKAIGRACVERMIPFSLELGGKDPAIVLADADVDRAVRGVAFGGLLNAGQMCTSIERVYVEAPIYDEFVAKLSDLVTGLRQGADDREYRYDIGAMANRTQLELVCRHVDDAVRAGAEAVAGGVSDGAFFRPTVLVDVDHRMDCVTEETFGPILPVLRVADEDEAVRLANDCAYGLSASVWTRDRTRGERLARRLHAGAVNINDAHVNLFDPSLPMGGWKQSGIGARFGGAQGIRKYCRAQAITADRVPVAVSASELLWFPYSRTKARLAVAAMRALSARSLRTRFAIRTTNWSNR, encoded by the coding sequence GTGAGCGACCGGCAATCCCCGCTCATCGAGGTCCGCAAACCCGCCGACGGCCGCGCAGTCGCGGCGGTGCCCGACACCGCGCCAGACGAGACGGCGGCGGTCGTCGCCCGACTGCGCTCCGCCCAGCCCGAATGGGCGGCACTCGGCCCGCGCGGTCGCGCGAAATGGCTTGTCCGACTGCAAGAATGGCTGTTCACCCAGGCCGAAGAGATCGCGGACGTATTGCAATCAGAGACCGCGAAGCCACGCGTCGACGCGACAGTGGAGGTTCCGTTCGTCGCCGAGGTCATCGCCTACTACGCCGACAACGCCGCCCGCTTCCTCGCCGACGACCGCCCCTCGGCCCATAGTCCGGCCGCGGCGCTGAAAACCCGCACCCTCGCCTACCACCCCTACCCGGTCGTCGGGGTGATCACGCCATGGAACTATCCGTTCGGACTGCCCGGGATCGATGCCGTGCCCGCGCTTTTGGCCGGCGCCGCGGTGGTGGTGAAACCCTCGGAGGTGACGCCGCTGAGCGCGCTGCAACTGGCACGCGGCTGGGCGGAAATCGGCGCGCCACCAGTATTCGAGGTCGTCACCGGTGGTGGCGCCACCGGAGCAGCGGTGGTCGATACCGTGGACTTCGTCCAATTCACCGGCTCCACGCGGACCGGCAAGGCGATCGGCCGAGCATGCGTGGAGCGCATGATCCCGTTCAGCCTCGAACTGGGCGGCAAGGACCCCGCGATCGTGCTGGCCGACGCCGACGTGGATCGGGCGGTGCGCGGGGTGGCGTTCGGCGGACTGCTCAACGCCGGGCAGATGTGCACCTCGATCGAGCGTGTGTATGTCGAAGCGCCGATCTACGACGAGTTCGTCGCGAAACTGTCCGACCTCGTCACCGGGCTACGCCAGGGTGCCGACGACCGCGAATACCGCTACGACATCGGCGCTATGGCCAACCGAACGCAACTGGAGCTGGTGTGCCGCCACGTCGACGACGCGGTGCGGGCCGGTGCCGAGGCCGTGGCCGGTGGCGTCTCGGACGGAGCGTTTTTCCGGCCGACAGTTCTTGTCGATGTCGATCACCGCATGGATTGCGTCACCGAAGAAACCTTCGGCCCGATCCTGCCGGTGCTGCGGGTCGCCGACGAGGACGAGGCGGTGCGCCTGGCCAACGACTGCGCCTACGGACTGTCGGCCAGTGTCTGGACGCGCGACCGGACACGCGGTGAACGGCTGGCACGGCGGTTGCACGCTGGTGCGGTCAACATCAACGACGCCCACGTCAATCTGTTCGATCCGAGCCTGCCGATGGGCGGTTGGAAACAATCTGGTATCGGAGCGAGATTCGGTGGCGCGCAAGGGATCCGCAAATACTGCCGGGCCCAGGCCATCACCGCCGACCGCGTCCCGGTAGCCGTGTCGGCGTCGGAACTGCTGTGGTTCCCGTACTCGCGGACCAAAGCCCGGTTGGCGGTCGCGGCCATGCGTGCGCTCAGCGCCCGAAGCCTGCGAACCCGGTTCGCCATCCGCACAACCAACTGGAGCAATCGATGA